A region of Lycium barbarum isolate Lr01 chromosome 1, ASM1917538v2, whole genome shotgun sequence DNA encodes the following proteins:
- the LOC132613288 gene encoding uncharacterized protein LOC132613288, which yields MDEFRDSQKERIQEALDLGELTTGSGLNQELGLSRACDTRWGSHFKSFNNFILMFVSILNVLESLVLDARLLDERAKAIGYLEACRTYEVAFMLHLMSDVLAITNELNTCLQKKERDLANSMLLVEVAKIRLQAYRDKEWDSLIARVSLFCIKHEILVPNFEEPYVSSLRSRRRLGDNKVSHHYRVEVFSNIIDWQLQELKYRFGEATTDLLHGISCLNPIDLFSSFDIRKIMKMDKLYPDDFNEFNMGSLENQLASYIIDVRDVDERFSNLKGLCDLSKKLVQTKKHSNYPLVFRLVKLALLLPVATASVERAFSAMKFIKNDLRSQMSDDIFSGCLVPYLEKDVFDNVSNDAIIKTFQDMKPRRVQL from the coding sequence ATGGATGAATTTCGAGATTCTCAAAAAGAAAGAATTCAAGAGGCATTAGATTTGGGTGAGCTTACAACCGGTAGTGGCTTGAATCAAGAACTTGGTCTTTCAAGAGCTTGTGATACGCGTTGGGGATCTCATTTTAAATCTTTCAACAATTTTATTCTTATGTTTGTCTCTATTCTTAATGTTCTTGAATCACTTGTTCTTGATGCACGATTATTGGATGAAAGAGCCAAGGCAATAGGATATCTTGAAGCTTGTCGAACATATGAGGTTGCGTTCATGTTGCATTTGATGAGTGATGTTTTAGCAATCACAAATGAGCTTAATACATGCTTACAAAAAAAGGAGCGAGATTTGGCAAATTCCATGTTACTTGTTGAAGTAGCAAAAATAAGGTTGCAAGCATATAGAGATAAAGAATGGGATTCTCTTATTGCTAGGGTGTCTTTGTTTTGTATCAAGCATGAAATTTTGGTACCTAACTTTGAGGAGCCATATGTTAGCTCTTTAAGATCACGAAGGAGACTTGGTGACAATAAAGTCTCTCATCATTATCGTGTTGAGGTATTTTCCAATATTATTGATTGGCAACTTCAAGAACTTAAATATCGTTTTGGCGAAGCGACGACTGATTTGCTTCATGGAATTTCTTGTTTGAATCCAATTGACTTGTTTTCAAGTTTTGATATCAGGAAAATAATGAAAATGGATAAATTATATCCTGATGACTTTAATGAATTCAATATGGGTTCTCTTGAGAATCAACTTGCAAGCTACATTATTGATGTTCGTGATGTTGATGAAAGGTTCTCCAATCTAAAAGGGCTTTGTGATCTTTCGAAAAAATTAGTTCAGACAAAGAAGCATTCAAATTATCCTCTTGTATTCCGCTTAGTGAAACTTGCTTTGCTTCTGCCGGTTGCCACTGCATCCGTTGAAAGAGCTTTTTCAGCAATGAAGTTTATCAAGAATGACTTGCGGAGTCAAATGAGTGATGATATTTTTAGCGGTTGTTTGGTGCCTTATTTAGAAAAAGATGTATTTGATAATGtttctaatgatgctattattaagACATTTCAAGATATGAAACCTCGTAGAGTACAATTGTAG